In Pedobacter sp. SL55, the following proteins share a genomic window:
- a CDS encoding ZIP family metal transporter codes for MELWKFLILFFAAFLGGLTIFLVKNDKSKLLKLILSFSGAYLFAITVLHLIPDAYHGSDSHEIGIYILIGFLLQIFLEQFSEGIEHGHIHKHSHSHSFPYGIMISLCLHAFLEGMPLAKDQHNELIFGIALHHIPAAFALASILVQSHIKKAGIISYLILFAIMAPLGYWVSLGLSNGTIGGVEAYFNKIMGIVIGIFLHISTTILFESSADHKINKRKMIAVLLGIGVALIGFYAGAGHNH; via the coding sequence ATGGAACTTTGGAAATTTTTGATTTTATTTTTTGCGGCTTTTTTAGGTGGCTTAACTATCTTTTTGGTTAAAAATGATAAATCGAAGTTACTAAAACTCATACTATCTTTTAGTGGCGCCTATCTTTTTGCCATTACGGTTTTACATTTAATTCCTGATGCCTATCATGGGTCAGACAGCCATGAAATTGGTATTTATATCCTCATTGGTTTTTTATTGCAAATTTTCTTAGAACAGTTTTCTGAGGGCATAGAGCACGGGCACATCCATAAACATTCGCATAGTCACTCATTTCCGTACGGCATTATGATTAGCTTATGCCTACATGCCTTTTTAGAAGGAATGCCTTTAGCAAAAGACCAACATAACGAGCTTATTTTCGGCATTGCACTGCACCATATTCCAGCTGCTTTTGCTTTAGCTAGTATTTTGGTGCAAAGTCACATTAAAAAAGCGGGCATCATAAGTTATCTAATCTTATTTGCCATAATGGCACCATTGGGCTATTGGGTAAGTTTAGGTTTAAGCAATGGTACAATTGGAGGCGTAGAAGCCTACTTCAACAAAATTATGGGCATTGTAATTGGTATATTTTTACATATTTCTACTACCATACTTTTCGAATCGAGCGCCGACCATAAAATTAACAAACGTAAAATGATAGCCGTATTGCTGGGTATAGGCGTTGCTTTGATAGGTTTTTATGCAGGAGCAGGCCACAATCATTAA
- a CDS encoding LTA synthase family protein, protein MAFENAWGICDEDLYKQSLKYADDLYRKKKPFFQFVMTTSNHKPFTFPEGRVDFPQGSREAAVKYTDYALGGFLKQAKNKPWFNNTVFVVVADHCASSAGKWEINIEKHRIPALIFNLGGKKEQLNQLCSQIDLMPTLFGYLGWSYDTELYGKDVNKMQASDERALIGNYRTLGLLKNKVFTQIDDRKNIKFFKWNADQKGMYTLDNYQNDSLKNLTIAYYQTASERFKNGKMKQH, encoded by the coding sequence GTGGCTTTTGAGAATGCTTGGGGTATTTGCGATGAAGACCTTTATAAGCAGTCGTTAAAATATGCCGATGATTTGTATCGCAAAAAAAAGCCTTTCTTTCAATTTGTGATGACTACCTCAAATCACAAGCCCTTTACCTTTCCAGAGGGAAGGGTTGATTTTCCACAAGGAAGTAGAGAAGCTGCGGTAAAATACACGGATTATGCCTTGGGAGGATTTTTAAAGCAGGCAAAAAATAAACCGTGGTTTAATAACACCGTTTTTGTGGTGGTGGCAGACCATTGTGCCAGCAGTGCCGGCAAGTGGGAAATTAACATCGAAAAACATCGGATACCAGCCTTGATATTTAATTTAGGTGGAAAAAAAGAACAGCTTAACCAGCTTTGCTCGCAAATAGATTTAATGCCTACGCTTTTTGGTTACCTTGGTTGGAGCTATGATACGGAGCTTTATGGTAAAGATGTAAACAAGATGCAAGCGAGTGATGAACGAGCGCTAATTGGTAATTATCGTACCTTGGGATTGCTTAAAAATAAAGTATTTACCCAAATAGACGATAGAAAGAATATCAAGTTTTTTAAATGGAATGCTGACCAAAAAGGGATGTATACCTTGGATAATTATCAAAATGATAGTTTGAAAAATTTAACAATAGCATATTATCAAACGGCATCAGAACGGTTTAAAAATGGCAAAATGAAACAACATTAA
- a CDS encoding LTA synthase family protein, producing the protein MKTYLKGRLALLYAFLLTYLALSSLVRLILFVWAKPNIPFSIIATAKTFATGLFYDFGTALFFGAIYAVYVWLLPTKLIGTLLDRIVTITIFSLTLFVTLFAFMAEFTFWEEFSTRFNFIAVDYLIYTYEVVENINESYPIPLIVIVLVVAVISVLFFYKKLGVLSNVFVSKQHFLARTIGVLPLFAISFIYVFFVKSKDAEWSNNIYENELSKNGVYSFFAAFRSNELDYNTFYATLPEKQAYQVIKKELLQANENYTVNEVDNIKRHVVGTAANHPNIVMVVIESFSADFLAKFGNQQNITPTYDSLANESIFFNNIYATGTRTVRGMEALTLCVPPTPGNSIVRRPNNENIFSVATILKKKNYDLKFIYGGDGYFDNMNSFFGGQGFDIVDRDRGNPLSDNVKHIGIP; encoded by the coding sequence ATGAAAACTTATCTCAAAGGTAGGCTAGCGTTGCTATACGCTTTTTTATTAACTTATTTAGCACTTTCTTCGTTAGTACGTTTAATTCTTTTTGTTTGGGCAAAGCCAAACATTCCGTTTTCGATAATTGCAACTGCTAAAACTTTTGCTACTGGTTTGTTTTATGATTTTGGTACTGCTTTATTTTTTGGAGCTATTTATGCTGTTTATGTATGGCTTTTGCCCACCAAGTTAATTGGTACTTTGTTAGACCGAATTGTAACCATAACTATTTTTAGCCTAACCTTATTTGTTACCCTTTTTGCCTTTATGGCCGAGTTTACCTTTTGGGAAGAATTTAGCACTAGATTTAATTTTATAGCTGTAGATTATTTAATCTATACTTATGAAGTGGTAGAAAACATCAACGAGAGCTATCCCATTCCTTTAATTGTTATAGTGTTAGTGGTTGCGGTAATATCTGTGTTGTTTTTTTATAAGAAATTGGGTGTTTTAAGTAATGTTTTTGTAAGTAAACAGCATTTCTTAGCAAGAACAATTGGTGTTTTACCACTATTTGCTATATCGTTTATATATGTCTTTTTTGTGAAAAGTAAAGATGCAGAATGGAGTAATAACATTTATGAGAATGAGCTGAGTAAAAATGGGGTATATTCTTTTTTCGCTGCATTTAGATCTAACGAATTAGACTATAACACTTTTTATGCTACTTTGCCAGAAAAGCAAGCCTATCAAGTAATTAAAAAAGAATTGCTTCAGGCTAATGAAAATTATACTGTTAATGAGGTAGATAACATTAAAAGACACGTTGTTGGTACTGCCGCTAACCATCCAAACATTGTAATGGTGGTAATAGAAAGCTTTAGTGCCGATTTTTTGGCGAAGTTTGGGAACCAGCAAAATATTACACCTACGTATGATTCGTTAGCAAATGAAAGTATCTTTTTTAACAATATTTATGCAACAGGTACACGTACTGTACGAGGTATGGAAGCATTAACTTTATGTGTGCCGCCTACACCAGGTAACAGTATAGTGCGTAGACCTAATAACGAAAACATATTCTCTGTAGCAACAATACTAAAGAAAAAGAACTACGATTTGAAGTTTATTTATGGTGGCGATGGCTATTTTGATAACATGAACTCTTTTTTTGGTGGTCAAGGTTTTGATATTGTAGATAGGGATAGGGGAAATCCATTGTCTGATAATGTAAAACACATAGGTATACCATAA
- a CDS encoding heme exporter protein CcmB translates to MQLAQQVKHLIKKEIILEWRSKYALNGVLLYVVSTVFVCYMSFQIIDKITWNALFWIIMLFASINAIAKSFLQESKGRQLYIYTLVSPAALIIAKTIYNSLLMIVLTVIALAFYSLVFEPNEDIDILMYLLAAVLGSLSFSTIFTMVSAIASKTGNGGMLMAILSFPIIIPVLIVLIKFAKNAMDGLDRSVSLDEIGLLAVINVIVMTVALLLFPYLWRD, encoded by the coding sequence ATGCAACTGGCCCAACAAGTAAAACATTTAATTAAAAAAGAAATCATTTTAGAATGGCGTTCTAAATATGCCCTCAATGGCGTTTTACTTTACGTAGTTTCTACCGTATTTGTATGCTACATGTCGTTCCAAATTATTGATAAGATCACTTGGAATGCACTTTTTTGGATCATTATGCTTTTTGCATCAATTAATGCCATTGCCAAAAGTTTTTTGCAAGAAAGCAAAGGCAGACAGTTATATATATACACCTTGGTAAGTCCGGCGGCGCTAATTATTGCCAAAACCATATACAATAGCCTGTTGATGATTGTACTAACCGTAATTGCATTGGCATTTTACAGCTTGGTTTTTGAACCAAATGAAGACATCGACATACTAATGTATTTGCTAGCGGCTGTACTGGGCAGTTTAAGTTTCTCTACTATTTTTACCATGGTATCTGCCATTGCCTCTAAAACCGGAAATGGAGGTATGCTGATGGCCATTTTAAGCTTTCCTATTATCATTCCAGTGCTTATCGTACTCATCAAGTTTGCTAAAAATGCCATGGATGGTTTGGATAGATCGGTAAGCTTAGATGAAATTGGCCTACTGGCTGTGATAAATGTAATAGTAATGACAGTAGCTTTATTGTTATTTCCTTACCTTTGGCGAGATTAA
- the ccsA gene encoding cytochrome c biogenesis protein CcsA produces MHKTWWKILAAVLVVYTAIAGLLLDVPRMAILNETIRNLYFHVPMWFAMVVLFSISVWYSVRSLSTQSEADDIRAVESANAGVIFGILGIVTGAVWAKFTWGQFWSFDPKQNFAAISLLLYFAYFVLRNAIDEEQKRAKIAAIYNIFAFPMMVVLLFVLPRLQDSLHPGNGGNPGFNSYDLDSRMRMVFYPACLGWILIGYWVYTLRFRTKILENKEL; encoded by the coding sequence ATGCATAAAACCTGGTGGAAAATATTGGCCGCTGTTTTAGTAGTGTACACGGCAATTGCCGGATTATTGTTAGATGTGCCTAGAATGGCCATTTTAAACGAAACCATTAGGAACCTGTATTTCCACGTACCTATGTGGTTTGCCATGGTGGTTCTTTTCAGTATTTCTGTATGGTACAGCGTTAGGTCTTTAAGCACGCAAAGCGAAGCCGATGATATTAGAGCTGTAGAAAGTGCAAATGCAGGAGTAATTTTTGGCATACTTGGCATTGTAACTGGGGCAGTTTGGGCCAAATTTACTTGGGGGCAGTTTTGGAGTTTCGATCCTAAACAAAACTTTGCAGCAATTTCCCTATTACTTTACTTTGCCTACTTTGTTTTACGCAATGCGATAGACGAAGAACAGAAAAGAGCCAAAATTGCAGCCATCTATAATATTTTCGCTTTCCCGATGATGGTGGTATTACTTTTTGTACTGCCTCGTTTGCAAGACTCGCTCCACCCTGGCAATGGTGGCAACCCCGGCTTTAACAGCTACGACTTGGATAGCAGAATGCGAATGGTATTTTACCCGGCTTGCTTAGGTTGGATTTTAATAGGCTATTGGGTTTACACACTTCGTTTCAGAACAAAAATTTTAGAGAATAAAGAGCTTTAA
- a CDS encoding CcmD family protein translates to MKKILTLIIILFSSLNLLAQNNDIEMADQLRTDGKIYIVVICIVIILAGLLFYLFALDKRLKLLEKKSANKN, encoded by the coding sequence ATGAAAAAAATATTAACCTTAATAATCATACTTTTCTCTTCACTTAATTTGCTAGCTCAAAACAACGATATTGAGATGGCAGACCAACTACGTACCGATGGAAAAATTTACATTGTAGTGATTTGCATCGTTATTATTTTGGCAGGCTTGCTATTTTATCTTTTTGCATTAGATAAACGTTTAAAATTGTTAGAAAAAAAATCTGCTAACAAAAACTAA
- a CDS encoding Glu/Leu/Phe/Val family dehydrogenase — MASTANETSFFTDVCKNFDAAAKFTSHPEGLLAQIKACNSVYRFQFPIRRGNGFEVIDAWRVEHSHHMSPTKGGIRYSDMVNEDEVMALAALMTYKCAIVNVPFGGAKGGICINPKNYTVAELETITRRYTTELIKKNFIGPGIDVPAPDYGSGEREMSWIADTYMTMNPGSLDALGCVTGKPIALHGIRGRKEATGRGVAYAVRECVSHADDMKKLGLTAGLDGKRVIVQGLGNVGYHSAKFITEFGGTIVGICEFEGAIYNANGLNVDEVFAHRKNTGSLLGFPGATNFKNSKEGLEQDCDILVPAALENQITAENIRNIKAKIIAEGANGPCTPEAEEIFTEMGGMIIPDMYCNAGGVTVSYFEWLKNLSHVAFGRMENRYAENSNANLINTLESLTGKTIPAENRLMIVKGASELELVNSGLEDTMIHSYREIRETWLNKPEVKTLRTAAFVNSIDKIAVSYMNLGVWP, encoded by the coding sequence ATGGCTAGTACAGCAAATGAAACAAGTTTTTTCACCGATGTGTGTAAAAACTTTGACGCTGCCGCTAAATTCACCTCACACCCTGAGGGTTTGTTGGCACAAATTAAAGCATGTAACAGTGTATACCGTTTTCAGTTCCCTATACGCAGGGGAAACGGCTTTGAAGTAATAGACGCTTGGCGTGTAGAGCACTCGCACCACATGAGCCCTACCAAAGGCGGCATTCGTTACAGCGATATGGTAAACGAAGACGAAGTGATGGCACTTGCAGCGCTAATGACTTATAAGTGCGCTATCGTAAATGTACCATTTGGTGGTGCTAAAGGTGGGATCTGTATCAACCCTAAAAATTACACGGTTGCCGAGTTAGAAACCATTACCCGTCGTTATACTACAGAGTTAATTAAAAAGAATTTTATTGGTCCCGGCATTGATGTTCCTGCTCCAGATTATGGATCTGGCGAACGTGAAATGAGCTGGATTGCCGATACCTATATGACCATGAACCCAGGCTCTTTAGATGCGTTGGGCTGTGTAACAGGTAAACCAATTGCCTTACACGGTATCCGTGGTCGTAAAGAAGCTACCGGTCGTGGTGTTGCTTATGCCGTACGTGAGTGTGTAAGCCACGCTGATGATATGAAAAAACTTGGCTTAACTGCTGGCTTAGATGGTAAAAGAGTTATTGTACAGGGTCTTGGTAACGTAGGCTATCACTCGGCTAAATTTATAACCGAGTTTGGTGGTACCATTGTAGGTATTTGCGAATTTGAAGGCGCAATTTATAACGCTAATGGCTTAAACGTTGATGAGGTTTTTGCACATCGTAAAAATACAGGTTCTTTATTAGGTTTCCCTGGCGCAACAAATTTTAAGAACTCTAAAGAAGGTCTAGAACAAGATTGCGATATCTTGGTGCCTGCCGCTTTAGAAAACCAAATTACTGCCGAAAACATCCGCAACATTAAAGCAAAAATTATTGCCGAAGGTGCTAACGGACCTTGTACGCCAGAAGCAGAAGAAATTTTCACAGAAATGGGCGGCATGATCATTCCAGATATGTATTGCAATGCAGGCGGTGTTACTGTTTCTTACTTCGAGTGGTTAAAAAATCTTTCTCACGTAGCTTTTGGCCGTATGGAAAATCGTTATGCAGAAAATTCAAATGCCAACCTGATCAACACTTTAGAAAGCTTAACAGGAAAAACTATCCCAGCAGAAAATCGATTGATGATTGTTAAAGGCGCATCAGAGTTAGAATTGGTAAACTCTGGTTTGGAAGACACCATGATCCACTCTTACCGTGAGATTAGAGAGACATGGTTGAACAAACCTGAAGTTAAAACTTTAAGAACCGCAGCATTCGTAAATTCGATTGATAAAATTGCCGTTTCTTACATGAACTTAGGCGTTTGGCCATAG
- a CDS encoding cytochrome c maturation protein CcmE, whose translation MRKSAIIGLITIALCIGFLVSLNADTDSYSNFNEAAESQKEEHVMGHWEKSKGMYYDAAKDPNHFAFFMKDEKGVVNKVVLNGSKPQDFERSEKLVLIGKMENNTFYASKILMKCPSKYNDNMVEVNQDGTVKESDNQPSKYAKESKS comes from the coding sequence ATGAGAAAAAGTGCCATTATCGGATTAATCACAATTGCATTATGCATTGGTTTTTTAGTTAGCTTAAACGCTGATACCGATTCTTATTCTAACTTCAACGAAGCTGCTGAATCGCAAAAAGAAGAACACGTGATGGGCCATTGGGAAAAAAGTAAAGGCATGTATTACGATGCTGCAAAAGACCCGAACCATTTTGCTTTCTTTATGAAAGATGAAAAAGGCGTAGTAAACAAGGTGGTACTTAATGGTTCTAAACCACAAGATTTTGAACGTTCGGAAAAATTGGTTTTAATTGGCAAAATGGAAAACAACACCTTCTATGCCTCTAAAATATTAATGAAGTGTCCATCTAAATATAACGACAACATGGTTGAAGTTAATCAAGACGGAACTGTTAAAGAGAGCGATAATCAGCCTAGTAAATACGCAAAAGAATCTAAATCTTAA
- the ccsA gene encoding cytochrome c biogenesis protein CcsA, which translates to MDIQFIGENLLPGKIGQFFIVLSFGASLLSTIAYFFATKNKNLADRSWTKLGRIGFGLNVISIIGIGTTLFYLILNHYNEYNYVYSHSSKELPVYYIVSAFWQGQEGSFWLWAFWQAVLGLVLIAKAKSWENGVMTIVALSQTCLTSMLLGVQFFGIHIGSSPFILLRDAVNLKEMAPIFADPENYKNYLSFITDGKGLNPLLQNYWMVIHPPTLFLGFASMIVPFAYGITALWQQRYKDWVKPVLPWVSFAVMILGTGIIMGSFWAYEALNFGGFWAWDPVENASIIPWLTLIGGLHVIIAYKNTGHAYFTAMALILVSFILVLYASFLTRSGILGETSVHSFTDLGMSGQLIFYIATFLGIAVLAVVSRWKELPITHKDEETYSREFWMFIGALVVTVSCIHIIFATSVPVFNAVFGTNYAPIKDAIRFYNQWQAPFAVLIALISGFSQFLKYKRTDPRKFYSSLISSVVFALVITAAFAWVSGIYTNLMYIILTFSCIFSVLANARLLTGIFTKRGSKLAGSAIAHIGFAILLVGALVAAATSNPISINETNFIPVKDFEKAAKPGENIMLYKNEPKKMGKYTVTYVSDTTIQPNTYYKLNFRVIDEETGKVKEDFTVDPSIQENGRMGLIASPDTKHYLFKDIYTHITSAAQKKEEHADHEGHTEEENYKAPRIVALKVGDTVHTSSGVLTVKSLNKQPVVKDLKIEKEDIAVSLPLEINVSGKIYNAEPLFLIKGNNTFDFARKIDELGLRIRFTKIIPDQDKFELQIFEKPQQAKDWLVFKSIEFPFINLYWIGTIVMVIGFLISIFRRKKELKTE; encoded by the coding sequence ATGGATATTCAGTTTATTGGAGAGAACCTCCTTCCTGGCAAAATAGGCCAATTTTTCATCGTACTTTCGTTTGGCGCATCGTTACTTTCTACTATCGCCTATTTTTTTGCTACTAAAAATAAAAACTTAGCAGACCGTTCTTGGACTAAATTAGGAAGAATTGGATTTGGCCTTAACGTCATCAGTATCATCGGTATTGGCACAACCTTATTCTATCTGATATTAAACCACTATAACGAGTACAACTACGTTTATTCGCACTCGTCTAAAGAACTTCCCGTTTACTATATTGTTTCTGCATTTTGGCAAGGGCAAGAAGGTAGTTTCTGGCTATGGGCATTTTGGCAGGCAGTTTTGGGCCTTGTATTAATCGCTAAAGCTAAATCTTGGGAAAATGGTGTAATGACCATAGTTGCGCTTTCACAAACCTGTTTAACCTCGATGCTTTTAGGAGTTCAATTTTTTGGAATTCATATAGGTTCATCTCCTTTTATCTTATTAAGAGATGCAGTGAATTTAAAAGAAATGGCACCCATATTTGCCGATCCCGAAAATTATAAAAATTACCTAAGTTTCATTACAGATGGCAAAGGTTTAAATCCGCTATTGCAAAATTATTGGATGGTCATACACCCGCCAACCTTATTTCTAGGATTTGCCAGTATGATTGTTCCTTTTGCTTACGGCATTACCGCTTTATGGCAACAACGTTATAAAGATTGGGTTAAACCAGTATTGCCATGGGTATCATTCGCCGTGATGATTTTAGGAACGGGTATCATTATGGGGTCTTTTTGGGCTTACGAAGCACTTAACTTTGGTGGTTTCTGGGCTTGGGATCCTGTAGAAAACGCTTCTATTATCCCTTGGTTAACCTTAATTGGTGGTTTACACGTAATTATAGCCTATAAAAATACTGGCCATGCTTATTTTACAGCAATGGCGCTGATTTTGGTAAGTTTTATTTTAGTGCTCTACGCATCGTTCTTAACCAGAAGCGGCATTTTGGGCGAAACTTCTGTACACTCGTTTACCGATTTGGGAATGTCTGGCCAGTTGATTTTCTACATCGCAACATTCTTGGGCATTGCCGTGTTAGCAGTGGTATCGAGATGGAAAGAGCTACCAATTACGCATAAAGATGAAGAGACCTATTCTCGTGAGTTTTGGATGTTTATTGGTGCTTTGGTGGTAACCGTTTCTTGTATCCACATTATTTTTGCTACCTCTGTTCCGGTATTTAATGCGGTTTTTGGAACAAATTATGCACCTATCAAAGATGCAATTAGATTTTACAACCAATGGCAAGCGCCTTTTGCAGTGCTCATTGCGTTAATTTCTGGTTTCTCACAATTCTTGAAATACAAGCGTACCGATCCACGTAAATTCTATAGTAGCTTAATCTCTTCTGTTGTTTTTGCCTTGGTAATTACCGCTGCGTTTGCATGGGTAAGTGGCATATACACCAATCTAATGTATATTATTCTTACGTTTAGTTGTATATTCTCTGTATTGGCCAATGCAAGGCTGCTCACTGGAATTTTCACTAAACGCGGTAGCAAGTTGGCAGGTTCGGCTATTGCACACATCGGCTTTGCCATCTTATTAGTTGGTGCTTTGGTGGCTGCAGCAACAAGCAATCCAATTTCTATTAACGAAACCAACTTCATTCCCGTTAAGGATTTTGAAAAAGCAGCCAAACCAGGCGAAAATATCATGTTATATAAGAACGAGCCTAAAAAAATGGGCAAATACACCGTTACTTATGTGAGCGATACCACCATACAGCCCAATACTTATTATAAGCTTAATTTTAGGGTAATTGATGAAGAAACTGGAAAGGTAAAAGAAGATTTTACGGTTGACCCAAGTATCCAAGAAAATGGAAGAATGGGCTTAATTGCCTCTCCAGATACGAAACACTACCTATTTAAGGATATCTATACGCACATTACCAGTGCGGCACAGAAAAAAGAAGAACACGCCGACCACGAAGGGCATACCGAAGAAGAGAATTATAAGGCTCCTCGCATTGTTGCCTTAAAAGTTGGCGATACGGTACACACCAGTAGTGGTGTACTTACGGTAAAATCGCTAAATAAACAACCCGTAGTTAAAGACTTAAAGATTGAGAAAGAAGATATTGCAGTAAGCTTGCCGTTAGAAATTAACGTAAGTGGCAAAATTTACAATGCAGAGCCTTTGTTTTTAATTAAAGGGAACAATACGTTCGATTTTGCTCGTAAAATTGATGAACTTGGGTTAAGAATAAGGTTTACAAAAATCATCCCAGATCAAGATAAGTTCGAATTACAGATTTTTGAGAAGCCGCAGCAAGCTAAAGACTGGTTAGTATTTAAGTCTATAGAATTTCCTTTCATCAATTTGTATTGGATTGGAACAATTGTAATGGTAATTGGTTTCTTAATTTCTATCTTTAGAAGGAAAAAAGAGCTTAAAACAGAGTAA
- a CDS encoding Rossmann-like and DUF2520 domain-containing protein: MTVSIIGSGNVATHLAKALKTANVKVLSIWSNRFENAEELAQLVNAKAVKELTEIAADESDILLISVKDDAIGSVVQKLNGYSGVVAHTSGSVSLTALNGIESHGVFYPLQTFSKQKEIDFSLVPLCLEASTPSALAKLKKLAALLSRHCYDVDSEQRKILHLAAVFACNFPNYLYGIAQQLLAQNQLDFNIIKPLIIETANKIQTALPVNVQTGPAIRNDVQTLNKHEEMLQKHPEWLTIYKLLSEQIKKG; encoded by the coding sequence ATGACAGTTTCCATTATCGGTTCGGGAAATGTAGCTACTCACCTGGCCAAAGCTTTGAAAACTGCTAATGTGAAGGTTTTAAGTATTTGGTCTAACCGTTTTGAAAATGCGGAAGAGCTAGCCCAACTAGTTAATGCAAAAGCAGTAAAAGAACTAACAGAAATTGCAGCCGATGAAAGCGATATTTTACTCATTTCGGTTAAAGATGATGCCATTGGCAGCGTTGTACAAAAGTTAAATGGCTACAGCGGCGTAGTAGCACATACTTCTGGTTCGGTAAGCCTAACGGCACTAAACGGTATAGAAAGCCATGGCGTTTTCTATCCATTACAAACTTTTTCTAAGCAAAAAGAGATTGATTTTAGCCTTGTTCCGCTCTGTTTAGAAGCAAGTACCCCATCAGCCTTGGCAAAGCTAAAAAAGTTGGCAGCCTTGTTAAGCAGACATTGTTATGATGTGGATAGCGAACAAAGAAAAATTTTACATTTGGCTGCCGTTTTTGCCTGTAATTTCCCCAACTATCTTTATGGAATTGCACAGCAGTTATTAGCCCAAAACCAGTTAGATTTTAACATTATTAAACCGTTAATTATCGAAACTGCTAATAAAATACAAACCGCTTTACCGGTAAACGTACAAACTGGCCCCGCCATTAGAAATGATGTGCAAACATTAAATAAGCATGAGGAAATGCTACAAAAGCATCCCGAATGGTTAACGATATATAAATTATTAAGCGAGCAGATTAAAAAAGGGTAA
- a CDS encoding 2Fe-2S iron-sulfur cluster-binding protein, which translates to MSIFKLKINFEEEGKEPVELPIAAGEDVLDVVLDNGIKLQHNCGGVCGCSICHIYVTKGMDNIQEISEKEEDFVDRAVRPKITSRLACQCVVLNGDIEVTIPDQSGFLGH; encoded by the coding sequence ATGAGTATTTTTAAACTAAAGATAAATTTCGAAGAAGAAGGGAAAGAGCCTGTAGAATTACCTATTGCTGCTGGCGAAGATGTGTTAGACGTGGTGTTAGATAATGGCATTAAATTACAGCACAACTGCGGTGGTGTTTGTGGCTGTAGTATTTGCCATATTTATGTAACCAAAGGCATGGATAACATCCAAGAAATCTCCGAAAAAGAAGAAGATTTTGTAGACAGAGCGGTTAGACCGAAAATCACCTCTCGATTGGCTTGCCAGTGCGTAGTTCTAAACGGCGATATAGAAGTTACTATTCCAGATCAATCTGGATTTTTAGGACACTAG
- the iscX gene encoding Fe-S cluster assembly protein IscX: MNNDKFALPIHWNDIEDIALELYEKFGDDFNEQKIYRIRFTDLIEWVLALPNFAGTREQCTEGHLEQIQSAWVYEWRDNQ; this comes from the coding sequence ATGAACAACGATAAATTCGCCTTGCCAATTCACTGGAACGACATTGAAGATATTGCCTTAGAGCTTTACGAGAAATTTGGCGATGATTTTAATGAGCAAAAAATCTATAGAATTAGGTTTACCGATTTGATTGAATGGGTATTAGCATTACCAAACTTTGCAGGTACGAGAGAGCAATGTACAGAAGGTCACTTAGAGCAAATTCAATCTGCTTGGGTTTACGAGTGGAGAGATAATCAGTAA